In the genome of Ignavibacteriales bacterium, one region contains:
- the ndhC gene encoding NADH-quinone oxidoreductase subunit A, whose translation MIEQYLPILIVIGVAAVFAIATVGASKLFGPQRPTSEKFSTYESGMQPVGTTHERVSIKYYLVGMFFIIFDLEVIFVYPWAIQFKKLFGQIGTPVFFSMLIFLIVLELGYLYVYKKGGFKWD comes from the coding sequence ATGATTGAACAATATTTACCCATTTTAATAGTGATTGGTGTTGCCGCAGTTTTTGCAATAGCAACTGTTGGCGCTTCAAAATTATTTGGACCACAACGACCTACCAGTGAAAAATTTTCGACCTATGAAAGCGGTATGCAGCCGGTTGGAACTACACACGAACGGGTTTCAATAAAATATTATCTCGTAGGTATGTTCTTTATAATTTTTGATCTTGAAGTTATCTTTGTTTATCCGTGGGCAATCCAGTTTAAAAAATTGTTCGGTCAAATAGGAACTCCGGTCTTCTTCTCGATGTTAATATTTTTGATTGTGTTGGAATTAGGTTATTTGTATGTGTATAAGAAAGGCGGCTTTAAATGGGATTAG
- the nuoB gene encoding NADH-quinone oxidoreductase subunit NuoB — MGLEAKLNQDGFITTTVDAIVAWSMKNSVWPMPMGISCCAIEMMASGDPKYDIARFGSEVMRFTPRQCDLMIVAGTVTYKMSHVVRKIYDQMPDPKWVIAMGACTSSGGMYRSYNVVQGIDQFLPVDIYLAGCPPRPDNLLNALIQIQEKVGRTKVREFTNKPMPELTVLQNN, encoded by the coding sequence ATGGGATTAGAAGCTAAGTTAAATCAGGATGGATTTATCACAACTACTGTAGACGCTATTGTTGCATGGTCAATGAAAAATTCCGTGTGGCCAATGCCGATGGGAATTTCATGCTGCGCAATTGAAATGATGGCTTCGGGCGACCCTAAATATGATATTGCAAGATTCGGTTCTGAAGTAATGAGATTCACTCCCCGTCAATGTGATCTTATGATTGTTGCCGGAACAGTAACTTATAAAATGTCGCACGTCGTTAGGAAAATCTATGACCAGATGCCCGATCCTAAGTGGGTGATTGCGATGGGTGCCTGCACTTCGTCAGGCGGAATGTACAGATCATATAATGTTGTGCAGGGGATAGACCAGTTTTTACCTGTTGATATTTATCTTGCAGGATGTCCACCTCGCCCGGATAATCTTCTTAATGCATTGATTCAGATTCAGGAAAAGGTTGGAAGAACAAAAGTCCGAGAGTTTACTAATAAACCAATGCCTGAATTAACCGTACTTCAGAATAACTAA
- a CDS encoding NADH-quinone oxidoreductase subunit C, with product MTINELIESKLKENFKDVGFTFTTYLDELTVSFNKKNIVEVCSFLKTNPELEFLLSEDITAIDNATRKNRFTVVYHIFSLKNKFRLRLKCDVDESDCNIDTVSSVWKTADWQEREAYDMYGIKFNNHSDLRRMYMPEDFEYHPLRKDFPLLGIPGSLSLPKK from the coding sequence ATGACAATAAACGAATTAATTGAATCTAAGCTGAAGGAAAACTTTAAAGATGTTGGGTTTACCTTCACAACTTATCTTGATGAATTAACTGTAAGCTTCAATAAAAAAAATATTGTTGAAGTTTGCAGTTTCCTTAAAACAAATCCTGAACTTGAATTTCTTTTAAGTGAAGATATAACCGCGATAGACAATGCGACCCGCAAAAACAGGTTCACAGTTGTTTATCATATCTTTTCTTTAAAGAATAAATTCAGACTAAGATTAAAATGTGATGTTGATGAATCCGATTGTAATATAGATACTGTCTCATCTGTCTGGAAAACTGCGGATTGGCAGGAACGCGAAGCCTACGATATGTACGGAATAAAATTCAACAATCATAGTGACCTGAGAAGAATGTATATGCCGGAAGATTTTGAGTATCACCCGTTAAGAAAAGATTTTCCGTTGCTGGGAATTCCCGGTTCACTTTCATTACCTAAGAAATAA
- the nuoD gene encoding NADH dehydrogenase (quinone) subunit D codes for MDKFLKDDVHPKIIEALLKIDTGVKLDDALDNEMILNMGPQHPATHGVLRLVLRLDGETVMACVPELGYLHRGYEKMAENMSYYEFIPHTDRLDYLAPLSNNVAWVLAVEKLAGIEAPPRAQYIRMMVCEMSRIASHLVAIGALALDVGALTVFLWTLREREKILDIWDILCGARFTNSYTRIGGVANDAQPEVLQKVKVFIEEYEENLRECEKLLNTNRIFIERLEGVGIISAADAIDVGLTGPSLRGSGVDFDLRRTKPYMFYNDMDFNIVTFSDGDSLARYFVRADETRESVKIVRQILDKMPKGETMLNQPKKVLPKKTEIYSRMEELIHDFMIVNFGINPPVGEVYHAIENPKGELGFYLVSKGEGHPWKCKIRSPSMINLQSLPQLVKGHMVSDVVAIIGSIDPVMGEADK; via the coding sequence ATGGATAAATTTTTAAAAGACGATGTTCATCCGAAAATAATTGAAGCGCTGTTAAAGATTGACACAGGCGTTAAACTTGATGATGCATTAGATAATGAAATGATCCTGAATATGGGTCCGCAGCATCCAGCCACCCACGGAGTTTTGAGATTGGTTCTGCGTCTTGATGGTGAAACAGTTATGGCTTGCGTCCCTGAACTCGGTTATCTTCACCGCGGTTACGAAAAGATGGCTGAGAACATGAGTTATTATGAATTCATTCCTCACACTGATCGGCTTGATTATCTCGCACCTTTATCAAACAATGTTGCATGGGTTTTAGCAGTTGAAAAACTTGCAGGCATTGAAGCTCCTCCGCGTGCACAGTATATCAGGATGATGGTTTGTGAGATGTCAAGGATCGCTTCTCATCTTGTTGCAATCGGAGCTTTGGCACTTGATGTCGGAGCACTTACAGTTTTCCTCTGGACATTACGCGAACGTGAAAAAATTCTTGATATATGGGATATTCTTTGCGGTGCAAGATTCACGAACAGTTATACGCGTATTGGCGGTGTTGCTAATGATGCTCAGCCGGAAGTTCTTCAAAAAGTAAAAGTTTTTATTGAAGAGTATGAAGAGAATCTGCGCGAGTGTGAAAAACTTCTTAACACAAACAGAATTTTTATCGAACGTCTTGAAGGCGTAGGAATTATTTCTGCTGCTGACGCAATTGATGTTGGTCTTACAGGTCCAAGTTTAAGAGGCAGCGGAGTTGATTTTGATTTGCGCAGAACAAAACCATATATGTTTTACAATGATATGGATTTTAATATTGTAACATTTTCTGATGGTGATTCGCTTGCAAGATATTTTGTTCGTGCTGATGAAACCCGTGAAAGTGTTAAGATTGTAAGACAGATTCTTGACAAGATGCCCAAAGGCGAAACCATGCTTAACCAGCCTAAAAAAGTTTTACCGAAGAAAACAGAAATCTATTCAAGGATGGAAGAACTGATTCATGATTTTATGATCGTTAACTTCGGAATAAATCCACCGGTTGGAGAAGTTTATCACGCAATTGAAAATCCAAAAGGCGAACTGGGATTTTATCTTGTAAGCAAAGGTGAAGGTCATCCGTGGAAATGTAAAATCCGTTCACCTTCGATGATAAATCTACAGTCTTTACCTCAATTGGTTAAAGGTCACATGGTTTCGGATGTTGTTGCAATAATCGGAAGTATTGATCCTGTAATGGGAGAAGCCGATAAATAA
- the nuoE gene encoding NADH-quinone oxidoreductase subunit NuoE, producing MEFKFTEENIQKINSVLVKYPTKKAAVMPVLYIAQEQNGWISLEVMKEVASILEITEEEVLGVVTFYTMYHQKPMGKYHIQVCTNVSCMLRGAYPIYDKVREKFGINNGDVTADQKFSLEEVECMGSCGTAPMIAVNEDFYENLTLEKAEEILESFKNRN from the coding sequence ATGGAATTCAAATTCACAGAAGAAAATATTCAGAAAATAAATTCAGTACTTGTAAAGTATCCGACAAAAAAAGCTGCTGTTATGCCTGTGTTATACATTGCGCAGGAACAAAACGGATGGATATCACTTGAAGTGATGAAAGAAGTAGCTTCGATTCTTGAGATCACTGAAGAAGAAGTACTTGGTGTAGTAACATTTTATACAATGTATCACCAAAAGCCGATGGGCAAATATCATATACAGGTTTGTACAAATGTATCGTGTATGCTTAGAGGCGCTTATCCTATTTATGATAAAGTCCGCGAAAAATTTGGAATCAATAATGGTGATGTTACTGCGGATCAGAAATTTTCTTTGGAAGAAGTTGAATGTATGGGTTCCTGCGGCACCGCACCGATGATCGCAGTCAATGAAGATTTTTATGAAAATCTTACTTTAGAAAAAGCAGAAGAAATTTTAGAATCTTTTAAGAATAGAAATTAA
- the nuoF gene encoding NADH-quinone oxidoreductase subunit NuoF — translation MERIVLPEIENLHQLDVYIQNQGYEAAKKAFSQTPDEIIDQVKKSGLRGRGGAAFSAGLKWSFMPKTTNKPKYLCINGDESEPGSFKDRQIFEFNPHQLIEGILITCYAIGAKVAYIYIRGEYHKWIKLMQKAVDDAYAAGYIGEKMKEKFSNEFACDIYIHKGAGAYICGEESSLMNSIEGQRGYPRIKPPFPAQNGLWGCPTTINNVETITNVPAIINKGWEWFSKIGEPKHPGTILYGISGHVNKPGVYELPSGTLLTDLIYKYAGGVPGNKKVLCVIPGGSSMPPIRGDQIEGVKMDAESLKAVGSAIGTAGVMVMDEDTDLVKVLARISKFYHHESCGQCTPCREGTGWLEKILNRLVRGEGSSSDLDLLISVANNIEGNTICALGEAAAWPVKFMVTRFRDYFEARVKKQVTLSVSNKVHSMRQTAIPLADVSK, via the coding sequence ATGGAAAGAATAGTTCTACCCGAAATAGAAAATCTTCATCAGCTTGATGTATATATTCAGAACCAGGGATATGAGGCTGCAAAAAAAGCATTCTCACAAACCCCTGATGAAATAATTGACCAGGTAAAAAAATCAGGTTTACGCGGAAGAGGTGGAGCTGCTTTCTCTGCGGGACTTAAATGGTCGTTCATGCCTAAGACTACAAACAAACCGAAATATCTTTGCATCAATGGTGATGAAAGTGAACCCGGTTCTTTTAAAGACAGACAAATTTTTGAATTCAATCCTCATCAATTAATTGAAGGCATACTTATCACCTGTTATGCAATCGGTGCAAAAGTTGCGTACATCTACATTCGTGGTGAATATCACAAATGGATAAAGCTTATGCAAAAAGCAGTGGATGATGCATATGCTGCCGGTTATATTGGTGAAAAGATGAAAGAAAAATTCAGCAACGAATTTGCCTGTGATATATATATTCACAAAGGTGCCGGTGCATACATCTGCGGAGAAGAATCTTCATTGATGAATTCAATTGAAGGACAAAGAGGGTACCCGAGAATCAAACCACCATTTCCTGCACAGAACGGATTGTGGGGTTGCCCAACAACAATTAATAATGTTGAAACAATCACAAATGTTCCTGCTATAATAAATAAAGGCTGGGAATGGTTTTCTAAAATCGGTGAACCTAAACATCCCGGAACAATTCTTTACGGAATAAGCGGACACGTAAACAAACCCGGTGTTTATGAATTGCCAAGCGGAACTTTGTTAACAGATTTGATTTACAAATATGCAGGCGGTGTTCCGGGAAACAAAAAAGTTTTATGTGTTATACCCGGCGGCTCATCAATGCCTCCAATCAGAGGAGATCAGATTGAAGGTGTTAAGATGGATGCTGAATCTCTTAAAGCAGTGGGTTCCGCAATTGGTACTGCAGGCGTTATGGTAATGGATGAAGATACTGATCTTGTAAAAGTTTTAGCGCGGATATCAAAATTTTATCATCACGAAAGCTGCGGGCAATGTACACCTTGCAGAGAGGGAACAGGCTGGTTAGAAAAAATTCTTAACAGACTGGTTCGTGGAGAAGGCTCATCAAGTGATCTTGATCTGCTTATCTCAGTCGCAAACAATATTGAAGGAAATACAATCTGTGCATTAGGTGAAGCTGCAGCATGGCCTGTTAAATTTATGGTAACAAGATTCAGAGATTATTTTGAAGCGAGAGTGAAGAAGCAGGTAACACTATCTGTTTCAAATAAAGTTCATTCGATGAGGCAGACTGCAATTCCTTTAGCAGATGTGAGTAAATAA
- a CDS encoding ferritin, protein MIKDKVQKALNKQLNDELQASYLYLSMSSHFEAQSLEGFSKWLRLQSQEEYGHAMKIYDFLHQAGANVELKQINTPKAKWKSFLEVFQDVYDSEKKVTASIYGIVDLAMAEKDHAVTNFLQWFVSEQVEEESTALRIIERMKLLGDTKNGIYLLDREMGMRASTS, encoded by the coding sequence ATGATCAAAGACAAAGTTCAAAAAGCTTTGAACAAACAGTTAAATGATGAACTTCAGGCATCATATTTATATTTATCTATGTCTTCACATTTTGAAGCGCAGAGTCTCGAAGGATTTTCCAAATGGCTTAGACTTCAATCACAGGAAGAGTACGGACATGCAATGAAGATATATGATTTTCTTCACCAGGCTGGTGCAAATGTAGAATTGAAACAGATCAATACTCCTAAAGCAAAATGGAAATCATTCCTCGAAGTATTTCAGGATGTTTATGACAGCGAGAAAAAAGTAACAGCATCAATTTATGGAATTGTAGATCTTGCGATGGCGGAGAAAGATCACGCAGTAACAAACTTTTTACAATGGTTTGTTAGTGAACAGGTTGAGGAAGAATCAACTGCGCTTCGTATAATTGAAAGGATGAAACTTCTTGGCGATACTAAGAATGGTATTTATTTACTTGACCGCGAAATGGGAATGAGAGCAAGTACTTCTTAA
- a CDS encoding PEGA domain-containing protein, which yields MKKFIIIQLFVLAFLNISCEKSLSTSPDDVQKPNLKLFIESEPEGAKIYLDNKNTGQLTPDTIEWLDSRNYKLTLKLDHFKDTNVVVTVNQSEVTKVRLDYTRNPNMRGSLYCDSNPRDAEVFIGDSSTGKFTPVAIHNLFPGLYTIKFKKEGYWIDSTTSYVESAKTRYATLSLKDSLVWVNFTSQRINLPTDYLTHVTIESGWIKWISTLSEGVIRFDDKTVINYNETNSPLPGNNVNMIGIDASGKKWICTSSGLAVLDGQNWTIFTSSNSQLPSNLVECVAFDVDGAAWIGTANAGVAKLEGTSWTLYNTSNSGLASNGIRSITIDPTGVKWIGTSNAGVSKFDNSVWKTFNKDNTKPIQEPPPAPPKPGIPNNNIECVALDVSGITWVAVGEEGDVPGGSATYKGFGDWTIFALLPSSSVNTIVIDPGNNKWFANSIGGISKYTGPGLTPTDGSWIHYNTSNSGIGNDRVFSIAIDANDHKWIATYGGGLVKYKGN from the coding sequence ATGAAAAAATTTATTATCATTCAACTATTTGTCCTGGCGTTCTTAAATATTTCATGCGAAAAATCACTTTCAACAAGTCCCGATGATGTTCAGAAACCAAATTTGAAGTTATTTATTGAATCTGAACCAGAAGGTGCAAAGATTTATCTTGATAATAAAAACACAGGTCAATTAACTCCGGATACGATAGAGTGGCTGGACTCACGAAATTATAAACTAACGCTTAAGCTTGATCACTTTAAAGATACTAATGTAGTGGTAACTGTTAATCAATCGGAAGTAACAAAAGTCAGATTGGATTACACAAGAAACCCGAATATGAGAGGCAGCCTGTATTGTGACTCAAACCCTCGCGACGCTGAAGTGTTTATAGGTGATTCAAGCACAGGTAAATTTACTCCCGTGGCTATTCATAACTTGTTTCCAGGGTTATATACAATAAAATTTAAGAAGGAAGGTTATTGGATAGACAGTACAACCAGCTACGTTGAAAGCGCTAAAACCAGATATGCAACATTAAGTTTAAAAGACTCTTTGGTCTGGGTTAACTTTACGAGTCAAAGGATAAATTTGCCAACAGATTATCTTACACACGTTACAATTGAGTCAGGCTGGATAAAGTGGATTTCCACTCTTTCTGAAGGAGTGATACGGTTTGATGATAAGACTGTTATTAATTACAATGAGACAAATTCACCTTTACCCGGAAATAACGTGAACATGATTGGTATTGATGCATCAGGTAAAAAGTGGATTTGCACCTCATCAGGGTTAGCAGTATTGGATGGTCAAAATTGGACTATATTCACTTCAAGTAATTCTCAGCTTCCATCAAACCTGGTTGAATGTGTGGCATTTGATGTTGACGGTGCAGCCTGGATAGGAACTGCAAATGCAGGTGTTGCAAAACTTGAAGGTACCAGTTGGACTTTATACAATACATCGAATTCAGGTTTAGCTTCAAATGGGATTAGATCCATAACTATCGATCCAACCGGTGTTAAGTGGATCGGGACTTCCAATGCAGGCGTTTCAAAATTTGATAATAGTGTATGGAAGACATTCAACAAAGACAACACAAAACCAATTCAGGAGCCACCGCCGGCGCCTCCAAAACCCGGAATACCAAATAATAATATTGAATGTGTTGCTTTAGATGTTTCGGGTATTACATGGGTGGCTGTTGGCGAAGAGGGCGATGTCCCCGGTGGAAGCGCAACATATAAAGGATTTGGAGATTGGACTATCTTTGCGTTGCTTCCAAGTAGTTCAGTAAATACAATAGTTATTGATCCGGGAAATAATAAATGGTTTGCAAATTCCATCGGTGGAATATCAAAGTACACTGGACCTGGTTTGACACCAACCGACGGTTCATGGATACATTATAACACATCCAATTCAGGCATTGGCAACGACAGAGTTTTTTCAATAGCTATTGATGCAAATGATCATAAATGGATTGCGACATATGGTGGAGGACTTGTTAAATATAAAGGGAATTAA
- a CDS encoding PEGA domain-containing protein yields MKDKIVIMLIMMSEIFFTSCDRTLTTSPEEVLPKNYKLLVNSLPAGAKIYLDGKNTGHITPDTVEWLEARNYKLTLKLPLFKDTNVVISVNKGQLTQVFLDYTRNPNMRGTLYCDTDPRRAEIFFGDSSTGKFTPISIQNLYPGNYNVIFKKEGYLDGKVSVNVESNKIRYANAKLKDTLVWINITEESHNFPTNYLNHVAIESGYIKWVSTPSHGVIRFDDREYTVYNNSNSSLPTNTVYFIGVDDQHNKWMCTDAGLIKFDNSNWTVYNTSNSGIPGDHVISISFDTDGSKWIGTASKGIAKFDDVSWTVFNPSNSGLTSVNIKTVAVDPAGVKWIGTGDAGLFRFDNVYWRVFNKSNTALPGDPPLGGMQNNNVETITFDLSGILWVGMGEEGDQLGGTASYRGFGYFIDFNVNPSYSVHYITVDDENNKWFGNTYGGISKYNGLGLNNHDGTWTHYTTLNTGIGNDRVLSIAIDAQGAKWMATYGGGLVKYKGN; encoded by the coding sequence ATGAAAGATAAAATCGTTATTATGTTAATTATGATGTCAGAAATATTTTTTACGTCCTGCGATAGAACGCTCACAACTTCTCCGGAGGAAGTACTGCCGAAAAACTATAAATTATTAGTTAACTCACTCCCTGCCGGAGCGAAGATTTACCTGGATGGAAAAAACACAGGTCACATTACACCCGATACTGTTGAATGGCTTGAAGCAAGGAATTATAAACTCACTCTAAAACTCCCTCTTTTTAAGGATACCAATGTTGTTATTTCTGTTAACAAGGGACAATTAACACAAGTGTTTCTTGATTATACACGTAACCCAAATATGAGAGGAACTTTGTACTGCGATACAGATCCACGAAGGGCTGAGATATTTTTTGGTGATTCAAGTACAGGAAAATTTACTCCAATTTCTATACAGAATTTATACCCCGGAAATTATAATGTTATCTTTAAGAAAGAAGGATATCTGGATGGAAAGGTCAGCGTTAATGTTGAGAGCAACAAAATCAGGTATGCGAATGCAAAACTAAAGGATACCCTGGTCTGGATAAATATTACCGAAGAATCACATAACTTTCCAACTAACTATCTCAATCACGTAGCAATTGAATCAGGATATATAAAATGGGTTTCAACACCTTCACACGGTGTGATAAGGTTTGATGACAGAGAATATACCGTTTACAACAACTCAAACTCATCTTTACCAACCAACACCGTTTATTTTATTGGTGTGGATGATCAGCATAATAAATGGATGTGCACAGATGCTGGTTTGATTAAGTTTGATAATTCAAATTGGACAGTATATAATACATCAAACTCAGGTATTCCGGGTGATCATGTTATCAGCATATCGTTTGACACGGATGGCTCCAAGTGGATCGGTACAGCAAGCAAAGGCATTGCAAAATTTGATGATGTTAGCTGGACTGTGTTTAATCCTTCCAATTCAGGGTTGACATCCGTAAACATAAAAACTGTTGCTGTGGATCCCGCTGGCGTCAAGTGGATTGGAACAGGTGATGCCGGATTATTCCGATTTGATAATGTTTATTGGCGGGTTTTCAATAAATCTAATACTGCTTTACCAGGCGATCCGCCGCTTGGAGGTATGCAAAATAATAATGTTGAAACGATAACATTCGATTTATCCGGGATATTATGGGTTGGGATGGGTGAAGAAGGAGATCAACTCGGCGGAACAGCCAGCTATAGAGGATTTGGTTATTTTATAGATTTTAATGTAAACCCAAGTTATTCAGTGCATTATATAACCGTGGATGATGAGAACAACAAATGGTTCGGAAATACATACGGAGGAATTTCAAAGTATAACGGATTAGGATTAAACAATCACGATGGTACCTGGACTCACTATACAACACTCAACACAGGAATTGGAAATGACAGGGTACTATCGATAGCTATTGATGCACAGGGGGCAAAATGGATGGCAACATATGGTGGCGGATTAGTCAAATATAAAGGTAATTAA
- a CDS encoding DUF4249 family protein: MKKLILYFLLMTSGFLMVSCEEDFSPKTAYKEKFILSCIVRGDTSLQMATLSHSYSVSGFDPYENQIDPFIGGADIRIWHDDNVYFMKDTLLVRSDTSRYSEPIKCYYIKDFLPGSNEEMEIRAVLPTGKTLVGFTKLPQSVTFTSESDAIIPPLDKDNFEFTWAGRNNTGWYLTRFSVYYKKNENGTDVFYRKEVPAGFIEENGRMIAKYPSPSRSTRVGFPISSLDSVFTWISQGDPNKSNYTITGGVLEVLIFDDNLSKYYSSINGFLDEFTIRVDESDYTNITGGFGIFGSYIKQQRGARITTEYIESFGYVPANP, translated from the coding sequence ATGAAAAAATTGATTTTGTACTTTTTACTAATGACATCTGGTTTTCTAATGGTGTCATGTGAAGAAGATTTTAGCCCTAAAACTGCTTACAAAGAAAAATTTATTTTAAGTTGTATTGTTAGAGGGGATACTTCCCTACAAATGGCAACACTCTCTCACAGTTATAGTGTCTCCGGATTTGATCCTTATGAAAATCAGATTGATCCATTTATTGGCGGTGCAGATATTAGAATCTGGCACGATGACAATGTGTATTTTATGAAAGATACATTGCTCGTTAGAAGTGATACATCTCGATATTCAGAACCAATTAAATGTTATTACATCAAAGATTTCCTTCCGGGAAGTAATGAGGAAATGGAAATCCGTGCAGTGTTGCCAACCGGAAAAACTCTGGTTGGTTTTACGAAACTTCCACAATCGGTTACCTTCACCTCCGAAAGTGATGCTATTATACCTCCGCTTGACAAAGATAATTTTGAATTTACCTGGGCTGGAAGAAATAATACCGGTTGGTATCTTACACGATTTTCAGTTTATTATAAAAAAAATGAGAACGGGACTGATGTATTTTACAGAAAGGAAGTACCTGCAGGCTTTATTGAGGAAAACGGAAGAATGATTGCAAAATATCCATCCCCAAGCCGTTCAACAAGAGTCGGATTTCCTATTTCTTCGTTAGACTCTGTGTTTACATGGATTTCACAGGGCGATCCAAACAAAAGTAATTATACAATTACTGGCGGCGTTTTGGAGGTGTTGATATTTGATGATAATCTCTCTAAATATTATTCAAGTATAAATGGATTCCTTGATGAATTTACTATTCGTGTTGACGAATCAGATTATACAAATATAACAGGTGGATTTGGAATTTTTGGTTCATACATTAAACAACAAAGAGGTGCAAGGATAACGACTGAGTATATTGAATCTTTTGGGTACGTACCAGCTAATCCTTAA